One genomic region from Prionailurus bengalensis isolate Pbe53 chromosome C1, Fcat_Pben_1.1_paternal_pri, whole genome shotgun sequence encodes:
- the ATXN7L2 gene encoding ataxin-7-like protein 2 isoform X2, translating into MAVRERAAAAMAALERRVPSLDDFAGQSWSSWVERADLPAADGAELEESNKNTKKLDAMTLIKEDMSIFGHCPAHDDFYLVVCNHCSQVVKPQAFQKHCERRHGPLSKLYARAPPPPPAPASSQKCHVVNGQGPACRAPGSTKTSREKGQGSRSRGHQPPDKTQKDNLCLFVPVVNLEKMSSLPKPDGHGIRVAPPSAFLSQPGGLTKDSPGKTPMATPSKEPPGRESIEMTPSEGPSHRAEGSPPEKEPGGARLPPKTHRKMARKECDLNRQCGVINPETKKICTRLLTCKIHSVHQRREVQGRAKDFDVLVAELKANSRKGESPKEKSPGRKEPTLERPSQEPPSSVQVVAAAAPSSTFSARAKQTYPYCALPRSRASSESELDDEGPCGGDGDPGLFPFPLPRGGAQASSEESEEEGTSDDLHLPPDCHYATRPPRPQAFCTFGSRLVSPGCYVFSRRLDRFCSALSSMLERHLSSHMWKKIPPAAEPPSHLVSSALAAPLSPSSTGSCPRLPGPPLRPACPASTPPAKDGLVPSYPTGSPSVAAACSQAECMGGSQAITSPLPANTPSPSFSKLPPSKASKSSKGKDGAEVEAPSRKRKLSPGPTTFKRTCILDPPGKGKPSGCRGLSAKTKTALGMGLNGTVGPRVKRAGPLDCRGSPHQPPTPVKASQLDIRGAAGHPAKALPTNCLSEEEVAKKRKNLATYCRPVKAKHCQAGAPADAACSVRRKKPGPAMAFEEKCSTLKSKAH; encoded by the exons GACCTGCCCGCGGCCGACG GGGCTGAGTTGGAGGAGagtaacaaaaacacaaagaagttgGATGCCATGACCCTCATTAAAGAAG ACATGTCCATCTTCGGGCACTGCCCTGCCCATGACGACTTCTATTTGGTTGTGTGTAACCACTGCAGCCAAGTGGTGAAGCCTCAAGCTTTCCAGAAGCACTGCG AAAGAAGACATGGGCCCCTCAGCAAGCTTTATGcccgggccccacccccacctccagcccctgccagCTCTCAGAAATGCCATGTAGTGAATGGGCAGGGCCCAGCTTGTAGGGCCCCAGGTTCCACCAAAACCTCCAGGGAGAAGGGCCAGGGGTCCCGGAGCCGTGGCCACCAGCCTCCTGATAAGACACAGAAGGACAACCTCTG CCTTTTCGTGCCTGTGGTGAATCTGGAGAAGATGTCCAGTCTCCCGAAGCCCGATGGACACGGAATCAGGGTGGCCCCGCCCTCTGCTTTCCTCAGCCAGCCTGGCGGCCTCACCAAGGACTCCCCTGGAAAAACCCCCATGGCAACCCCTTCTAAAGAACCtcctgggagagagagcatcgagaTGACCCCCAGCGAGGGCCCCAGTCACCGGGCTGAAGGCAGCCCCCCTGAAAAGGAGCCTGGTGGGGCCAGACTGCCCCCCAAAACCCACCGGAAGATGGCTC GGAAGGAGTGCGACCTCAACAGGCAGTGTGGGGTAATAAACCCAGAGACCAAAAAGATCTGTACCCGCCTGCTAACCTGCAAG ATCCACTCAGTGCACCAGCGCCGGGAGGTCCAGGGCCGAGCCAAGGACTTTGATGTGCTAGTGGCAGAACTGAAGGCCAACTCTCGCAAAGGGGAGTCTCCCAAGGAGAAGAGCCCAGGGCGCAAGGAGCCCACTCTTGAGCGCccctcccaggagcccccctcTTCAGTCCAGGTTGTGGCAGCGGCCGCCCCCAGCAGCACCTTCTCTGCTCGCGCCAAGCAGACCTACCCATACTGTGCACTGCCCAG GTCCCGGGCCTCCTCTGAGAGTGAGTTGGATGATGAAGGTCCCTGTGGTGGTGATGGGGACCCAGGCCTGttcccctttcccctgccccggggtggggcccaggcctcCAGCgaggagagtgaggaggaggggaCATCTGACGACCTCCACCTCCCCCCTGACTGCCATTATGCAACCCGGCCCCCGCGGCCACAGGCG TTCTGCACGTTTGGGAGCCGGCTGGTGAGTCCAGGATGCTACGTGTTTAGCCGCCGGCTGGACCGGTTCTGCTCAGCACTGAGCTCCATGCTGGAGCGGCACCTCAGCTCACACATGTGGAA GAAGATCCCACCGGCGGCTGAGCCTCCATCCCACCTTGTCAGCTCCGCACTCGCTGCTCCCCTGAGCCCATCCTCTACTGGCAGCTGCCCCCGCCTTCCAGGCCCACCCCTCAGACCTGCCTGCCCAGCCTCCACGCCCCCCGCCAAGGACGGCCTTGTCCCCAGCTACCCTACAGGCTCCCCCAGTGTGGCAGCTGCCTGCAGCCAGGCGGAGTGCATGGGCGGGAGCCAGGCCATCACCTCACCACTGCCTGCCAACACGCCATCCCCATCCTTCAGCAAACTCCCGCCTTCGAAGGCCAGCAAGTCGTCCAAAGGCAAGGATGGGGCTGAGGTGGAGGCCCCTTCTCGAAAGCGAAAGTTATCACCAGGCCCCACTACTTTCAAACGGACCTGCATCCTGGATCcccctggaaaaggcaaaccCTCTGGCTGCCGGGGCCTCTCGGCCAAGACTAAAACTGCCCTGGGTATGGGGCTTAATGGGACAGTGGGGCCAAGAGTGAAGCGGGCAGGGCCCCTGGACTGTCGGGGTTCCCCTCATCAGCCCCCTACTCCAGTCAAGGCTTCTCAGCTGGACATCCGGGGAGCGGCTGGACACCCAGCCAAGGCCCTGCCAACCAATTGCCTCTCTGAGGAGGAGGTAGCCAAGAAGCGGAAAAACCTGGCCACTTACTGCCGGCCAGTGAAGGCCAAGCACTGCCAGGCTGGCGCCCCTGCTGATGCGGCCTGTTCTGTGCGCCGCAAGAAGCCGGGTCCAGCCATGGCCTTTGAGGAGAAGTGTTCTACACTGAAG TCTAAAGCCCATTAA
- the ATXN7L2 gene encoding ataxin-7-like protein 2 isoform X1: MAVRERAAAAMAALERRVPSLDDFAGQSWSSWVERADLPAADGAELEESNKNTKKLDAMTLIKEDMSIFGHCPAHDDFYLVVCNHCSQVVKPQAFQKHCERRHGPLSKLYARAPPPPPAPASSQKCHVVNGQGPACRAPGSTKTSREKGQGSRSRGHQPPDKTQKDNLCLFVPVVNLEKMSSLPKPDGHGIRVAPPSAFLSQPGGLTKDSPGKTPMATPSKEPPGRESIEMTPSEGPSHRAEGSPPEKEPGGARLPPKTHRKMARKECDLNRQCGVINPETKKICTRLLTCKIHSVHQRREVQGRAKDFDVLVAELKANSRKGESPKEKSPGRKEPTLERPSQEPPSSVQVVAAAAPSSTFSARAKQTYPYCALPRSRASSESELDDEGPCGGDGDPGLFPFPLPRGGAQASSEESEEEGTSDDLHLPPDCHYATRPPRPQAFCTFGSRLVSPGCYVFSRRLDRFCSALSSMLERHLSSHMWKKIPPAAEPPSHLVSSALAAPLSPSSTGSCPRLPGPPLRPACPASTPPAKDGLVPSYPTGSPSVAAACSQAECMGGSQAITSPLPANTPSPSFSKLPPSKASKSSKGKDGAEVEAPSRKRKLSPGPTTFKRTCILDPPGKGKPSGCRGLSAKTKTALGMGLNGTVGPRVKRAGPLDCRGSPHQPPTPVKASQLDIRGAAGHPAKALPTNCLSEEEVAKKRKNLATYCRPVKAKHCQAGAPADAACSVRRKKPGPAMAFEEKCSTLKVPAQLPEEHGQGKVRMDEGRIHSGDLTQRRC, translated from the exons GACCTGCCCGCGGCCGACG GGGCTGAGTTGGAGGAGagtaacaaaaacacaaagaagttgGATGCCATGACCCTCATTAAAGAAG ACATGTCCATCTTCGGGCACTGCCCTGCCCATGACGACTTCTATTTGGTTGTGTGTAACCACTGCAGCCAAGTGGTGAAGCCTCAAGCTTTCCAGAAGCACTGCG AAAGAAGACATGGGCCCCTCAGCAAGCTTTATGcccgggccccacccccacctccagcccctgccagCTCTCAGAAATGCCATGTAGTGAATGGGCAGGGCCCAGCTTGTAGGGCCCCAGGTTCCACCAAAACCTCCAGGGAGAAGGGCCAGGGGTCCCGGAGCCGTGGCCACCAGCCTCCTGATAAGACACAGAAGGACAACCTCTG CCTTTTCGTGCCTGTGGTGAATCTGGAGAAGATGTCCAGTCTCCCGAAGCCCGATGGACACGGAATCAGGGTGGCCCCGCCCTCTGCTTTCCTCAGCCAGCCTGGCGGCCTCACCAAGGACTCCCCTGGAAAAACCCCCATGGCAACCCCTTCTAAAGAACCtcctgggagagagagcatcgagaTGACCCCCAGCGAGGGCCCCAGTCACCGGGCTGAAGGCAGCCCCCCTGAAAAGGAGCCTGGTGGGGCCAGACTGCCCCCCAAAACCCACCGGAAGATGGCTC GGAAGGAGTGCGACCTCAACAGGCAGTGTGGGGTAATAAACCCAGAGACCAAAAAGATCTGTACCCGCCTGCTAACCTGCAAG ATCCACTCAGTGCACCAGCGCCGGGAGGTCCAGGGCCGAGCCAAGGACTTTGATGTGCTAGTGGCAGAACTGAAGGCCAACTCTCGCAAAGGGGAGTCTCCCAAGGAGAAGAGCCCAGGGCGCAAGGAGCCCACTCTTGAGCGCccctcccaggagcccccctcTTCAGTCCAGGTTGTGGCAGCGGCCGCCCCCAGCAGCACCTTCTCTGCTCGCGCCAAGCAGACCTACCCATACTGTGCACTGCCCAG GTCCCGGGCCTCCTCTGAGAGTGAGTTGGATGATGAAGGTCCCTGTGGTGGTGATGGGGACCCAGGCCTGttcccctttcccctgccccggggtggggcccaggcctcCAGCgaggagagtgaggaggaggggaCATCTGACGACCTCCACCTCCCCCCTGACTGCCATTATGCAACCCGGCCCCCGCGGCCACAGGCG TTCTGCACGTTTGGGAGCCGGCTGGTGAGTCCAGGATGCTACGTGTTTAGCCGCCGGCTGGACCGGTTCTGCTCAGCACTGAGCTCCATGCTGGAGCGGCACCTCAGCTCACACATGTGGAA GAAGATCCCACCGGCGGCTGAGCCTCCATCCCACCTTGTCAGCTCCGCACTCGCTGCTCCCCTGAGCCCATCCTCTACTGGCAGCTGCCCCCGCCTTCCAGGCCCACCCCTCAGACCTGCCTGCCCAGCCTCCACGCCCCCCGCCAAGGACGGCCTTGTCCCCAGCTACCCTACAGGCTCCCCCAGTGTGGCAGCTGCCTGCAGCCAGGCGGAGTGCATGGGCGGGAGCCAGGCCATCACCTCACCACTGCCTGCCAACACGCCATCCCCATCCTTCAGCAAACTCCCGCCTTCGAAGGCCAGCAAGTCGTCCAAAGGCAAGGATGGGGCTGAGGTGGAGGCCCCTTCTCGAAAGCGAAAGTTATCACCAGGCCCCACTACTTTCAAACGGACCTGCATCCTGGATCcccctggaaaaggcaaaccCTCTGGCTGCCGGGGCCTCTCGGCCAAGACTAAAACTGCCCTGGGTATGGGGCTTAATGGGACAGTGGGGCCAAGAGTGAAGCGGGCAGGGCCCCTGGACTGTCGGGGTTCCCCTCATCAGCCCCCTACTCCAGTCAAGGCTTCTCAGCTGGACATCCGGGGAGCGGCTGGACACCCAGCCAAGGCCCTGCCAACCAATTGCCTCTCTGAGGAGGAGGTAGCCAAGAAGCGGAAAAACCTGGCCACTTACTGCCGGCCAGTGAAGGCCAAGCACTGCCAGGCTGGCGCCCCTGCTGATGCGGCCTGTTCTGTGCGCCGCAAGAAGCCGGGTCCAGCCATGGCCTTTGAGGAGAAGTGTTCTACACTGAAGGTACCAGCCCAGCTCCCTGAAGAGCATGGGCAGGGAAAAGTCAGGATGGACGAGGGTAGAATACACAGTGGGGACCTGACACAGAGAAGGTGCTAA
- the LOC122480894 gene encoding probable transmembrane reductase CYB561D1 isoform X1: MQPLEVGLVPAPAREPRLTRWLRRGSGILAHLVALGFTIFLTVLSRPGTSLFSWHPVFMALAFCLCMAEAILLFSPEHSPFFFCSRKARIRLHWAGQTLAILCAALGLGFIISSRTRSELPHLVSWHSWVGALTLLATSGQALCGLCLLCPRAARVSRVARLKLYHLTCGLVVYLMATGTVFLGMHSVWFQAQIKGAAWYLCLALPLYPALVIMHQISSSYLPKKKMEM, translated from the exons ATGCAGCCCCTGGAGGTAGGTCTGGTTCCCGCTCCAGCGAGGGAGCCGAGACTGACCCGCTGGCTGCGGAGAGGCAGTGGGATCTTGGCGCACCTGGTGGCTTTGGGCTTCACCATCTTTCTGACTGTGCTGTCCCGGCCGGGAACCA GTCTTTTCTCCTGGCACCCTGTATTCATGGCCTTGGCG TTCTGCCTCTGCATGGCTGAGGCCATCCTGCTCTTCTCGCCTGAGCACTCCCCGTTCTTCTTCTGCTCCCGAAAGGCTCGGATCCGACTCCACTGGGCAGGGCAGACCCTAGCCATCCTCTGTGCAGCCCTGGGCCTGGGCTTCATCATCTCCAGCAGGACCCGCAGTGAGCTGCCCCACCTGGTGTCCTGGCACAGCTGGGTAGGCGCTCTGACCCTGCTGGCCACTAGTGGTCAGGCATTATGTGGGCTCTGCCTCCTCTGTCCTCGAGCAGCCAGAGTCTCAAGGGTGGCTCGCCTCAAGCTCTACCATCTGACTTGTGGACTGGTGGTCTACCTGATGGCTACAGGAACGGTGTTCCTAGGCATGCACTCAGTGTGGTTCCAGGCCCAGATCAAAGGTGCAGCCTGGTACCTGTGCCTGGCACTGCCCCTCTATCCGGCCCTGGTGATCATGCACCAGATCTCCAGCTCCTACTtgccaaagaagaaaatggaaatgtaa
- the LOC122480894 gene encoding probable transmembrane reductase CYB561D1 isoform X2: protein MALAFCLCMAEAILLFSPEHSPFFFCSRKARIRLHWAGQTLAILCAALGLGFIISSRTRSELPHLVSWHSWVGALTLLATSGQALCGLCLLCPRAARVSRVARLKLYHLTCGLVVYLMATGTVFLGMHSVWFQAQIKGAAWYLCLALPLYPALVIMHQISSSYLPKKKMEM from the exons ATGGCCTTGGCG TTCTGCCTCTGCATGGCTGAGGCCATCCTGCTCTTCTCGCCTGAGCACTCCCCGTTCTTCTTCTGCTCCCGAAAGGCTCGGATCCGACTCCACTGGGCAGGGCAGACCCTAGCCATCCTCTGTGCAGCCCTGGGCCTGGGCTTCATCATCTCCAGCAGGACCCGCAGTGAGCTGCCCCACCTGGTGTCCTGGCACAGCTGGGTAGGCGCTCTGACCCTGCTGGCCACTAGTGGTCAGGCATTATGTGGGCTCTGCCTCCTCTGTCCTCGAGCAGCCAGAGTCTCAAGGGTGGCTCGCCTCAAGCTCTACCATCTGACTTGTGGACTGGTGGTCTACCTGATGGCTACAGGAACGGTGTTCCTAGGCATGCACTCAGTGTGGTTCCAGGCCCAGATCAAAGGTGCAGCCTGGTACCTGTGCCTGGCACTGCCCCTCTATCCGGCCCTGGTGATCATGCACCAGATCTCCAGCTCCTACTtgccaaagaagaaaatggaaatgtaa